A single Xiphias gladius isolate SHS-SW01 ecotype Sanya breed wild chromosome 22, ASM1685928v1, whole genome shotgun sequence DNA region contains:
- the slc25a40 gene encoding LOW QUALITY PROTEIN: solute carrier family 25 member 40 (The sequence of the model RefSeq protein was modified relative to this genomic sequence to represent the inferred CDS: inserted 1 base in 1 codon), whose amino-acid sequence MNRASPAPAASNGITPLQQMAASCSGAILTSLIVTPLDVVKIRLQAQKNPFPKGKCFVYCNGLMDHICVCENGNSKAWYKAPGHFNGTLDAFVKIVRREGIKALWSGLPPTLVMAVPATVIYFTCYDQLCAALRVRMGTYAEEAPLLAGAIARVGSATVISPLELIRTKLQSQKQSYRELTDCIRSAVETEGWLSVWRGLGPTLLRDVPFSAMYWYNYERGKSWLCERYNTREPTFTITFIAGAVSGSIASIVTLPFDVVKTRRQVELGELQAKNLSSQVSSSTFSVMSRIVARDGFGGLFAGFLPRLIKVAPACAIMISTYEFGKAFFRKHNQEXDTQATADQ is encoded by the exons ATGAATCGCGCAAGTCCTGCCCCTGCAGCCAGTAATGGCATTACTCCACTCCAACAGATGGCGGCGTCCTGCTCCGGAGCCATCCTCACCTCTCTGATCG TCACACCTTTGGATGTTGTGAAGATCAGACTTCAAGCACAGAAGAATCCCTTCCCCAAAG GTAAATGCTTCGTCTATTGTAATGGATTGATGGaccacatatgtgtgtgtgagaacggCAACTCCAAGGCCTGGTACAAAGCCCCTGGACACTTCAACGGCACACTG GATGCCTTCGTCAAGATTGTACGCCGTGAGGGAATAAAGGCATTATGGAGTGGTCTACCTCCAACCCT TGTGATGGCAGTCCCAGCTACAGTGATCTACTTCACGTGTTACGACCAGCTGTGTGCAGCGCTCAGGGTCAGGATGGGCACCTACGCTGAGGAGGCTCCTCTCCTGGCAGGAGCTATCGCTAGAG TGGGTTCGGCGACAGTGATCAGCCCTCTGGAGCTGATCCGCACTAAGCTGCAGTCTCAGAAACAGTCGTACAGGGAGCTGACTGACTGCATCCGCTCAGCAGTGGAGACAGAGGGCTGGCTGTCGGTGTGGAGAGGTTTGGGACCCACGCTGCTCCGTGACGTGCCCTTCTCGGCCATGTACTGGTACAACTATGAGAGGGGCAAGAGCTGGCTGTGTGAACGGTACAACACCAGAGAACCCACATTCACCATCACCTTCATAGCTGGAGCGGTGTCTGGCTCA ATTGCGTCCATTGTAACGTTACCATTTGATGTTGTCAAAACGAGAAGGCAAGTGGAGCTGGGAGAGCTACAGGCAAAGAATT TGTCATCTCAGGTGTCATCTTCCACCTTCAGTGTGATGAGCAGGATTGTGGCACGGGACGGCTTTGGTGGACTGTTTGCCG GTTTCCTCCCCAGGCTGATCAAAGTGGCCCCAGCCTGTGCCATCATGATCAGCACTTATGAGTTTGGAAAGGCTTTTTTCCGCAAACACAACCAGG AGGATACTCAGGCCACTGCAGACCAGTAA
- the dbf4 gene encoding protein DBF4 homolog A, translated as MKPKRIQRHRGPNWQGKGINSGDKTALSQAKPTSRVPSFAQVKPFAGKVFYLDLPSNRTAETLESDIKELGGTVEKFFSKEIKYLVSNKREARFVQCLRQDSPVPSPDSGQSSPYPRSNRHQPGSHGDNIKSRSQGQTDTVVTSRGKSLVERVVKEQERVQMNKILSNALEWGVKILYIDDVIAYVQKRKKIVSSQCPASAAVKTSVKAESTAKQGFQKCKGGRISKPFVKVEDSSRHYRPIYLTMPNMPEFNLKAVPPCSPFCIEDKDSPGNKQQGHRGAKASASEERAQGRKKNRDKKRGGYCECCMIKYENLTMHLQSERHKAFSKSDEYLVVDRQVSTLHCNLIHIKTKIKRPKCSISSVLVAPGPCGKTELRHKGDLDTTETIKEKQLQTVDVESNSGHALKIRSVPGSAPLIHREGDRRNCYTYSDRSKHKSLARKRPCRQNSFASCTQKAEQAQIPKPKTESAPSRGECFISFPSRVTQVASVDQISHTEMNSSASLIHNITGQSDSSKSLNVVTNYKKESDTNKESLLFEAVQDGTTLLDKMTGNNLAENKDGKLPPQSFSPGGKIRRRIRVYKRKRRKVDTRTEHVKPSDVPDNSMLNLWELFQSSDDMDIDFHGFED; from the exons atgaagccaaaaCGCATCCAGAGGCATAGAGGACCCAACTGGCAAG GAAAGGGCATCAACAGTGGTGACAAGACAGCACTGAGCCAAGCTAAGCCTACATCGCGTGTGCCCTCTTTTGCTCAAGTCAAACCTTTTGCCGGGAAAGTTTTTTACCTGGACTTGCCATCaaacagaacagcagaaacGCTGGAGAGTGACATCAAGGAACTGGGAGGG ACTGTTGAGAAGTTCTTCAGTAAGGAAATTAAGTATCTGGTGTCCAACAAGAGGGAGGCCAGATTTGTCCAGTGCCTCAGGCAGGACTCTCCTGTCCCCAGCCCGGACTCTGGACAGAGTTCACCTTACCCTCGCTCAAACCGGCACCAGCCTGGCAGCCATGGGGACAACATCAAAAGCAGGTCTCAGggtcaaacagacaca GTTGTCACAAGTCGAGGGAAGTCTTTGGTGGAGAGAGTGGTGAAAGAGCAG gagAGGGTACAAATGAACAAGATTCTGTCAAATGCTCTGGAGTGGGGTGTGAAAATCCTCTACATAGATG ATGTAATAGCATAtgtacagaagagaaaaaagattgtCAGCAGCCAGTGTCCTGCGAGCGCTGCTGTCAAAACAAGC GTCAAAGCTGAGTCAACAGCAAAGCAAGGCTTTCAGAAATGCAAAG GTGGGCGAATCAGTAAACCCTTCGTCAAGGTTGAGGATTCAAGCAG ACACTACCGTCCAATCTACCTCACAATGCCAAACATGCCTGAGTTCAACCTAAAGGCTGTTCCCCCTTGTAGTCCTTTCTGTATTGAGGACAAGGATTCTCCTGGGAACAAACAACAGGGACACAG AGGTGCAAAAGCCTCAGCCAGTGAGGAGAGAGCTCAGGGCCGGAAGAAGAACAGAGATAAGAAACGAGGCGGGTACTGCGAGTGCTGTATGATCAAATATGAAAACCTCACAATG CATCTACAGAGTGAACGTCACAAGGCTTTCTCCAAGAGTGATGAGTACTTGGTGGTGGACAGACAGGTTTCAACGCTGCACTGCAACCTTATCCAcatcaaaactaaaattaaaag ACCAAAGTGCAGTATCTCCTCTGTTCTGGTTGCTCCTGGACCATGTGGGAAAACTGAGCTAAGACACAAGGGAGATCTCGATACCACAGAGACTATTAAAGAGAAGCAGCTCCAGACTGTTGATGTGGAATCTAATTCAGGACACGCTTTAAAAATCAGATCAGTTCCTGGATCTGCTCCTCTGAttcacagagagggagacaggaggaACTGTTACACTTACTCGGACAGATCCAAGCACAAATCTCTTGCACGTAAACGGCCGTGCAGACAAAATTCCTTCGCTTCTTGCACTCAAAAAGCTGAGCAGGCTCAAATTCCTAAGCCCAAGACAGAGTCAGCCCCCTCTAGAGGTGAATGTTTTATCTCTTTTCCCTCCCGAGTTACTCAGGTTGCCTCGGTGGACCAAATATCTCACACAGAAATGAATAGCTCAGCCTCGCTCATACATAATATTACTGGACAGAGTGATTCCTCAAAAAGCCTCAATGTCGtgacaaattacaaaaaggaGTCTGATACCAACAAGGAGTCGTTACTGTTTGAAGCTGTTCAGGATGGAACCACATTGTTGGACAAAATGACTGGAAACAACCTTGCAGAAAATAAAGACGGAAAGCTTCCTCCACAAAGCTTCTCTCCGGGAGGGAAAATACGGAGAAGGATCAGAGTTTATAAACGCAAAAGACGAAAAGTAGACACACGCACTGAACATGTAAAGCCAAGCGATGTTCCTGACAACTCCATGCTGAATCTTTGGGAGCTTTTCCAGTCAAGTGATGACATGGACATAGACTTTCATGGATTTGAGGACTAA